A DNA window from Nitrospirota bacterium contains the following coding sequences:
- a CDS encoding cation diffusion facilitator family transporter yields MSAMKPEKRLTITFSITALILVAEVAGGIISNSLALLSDAGHVFTDSLALGLSVAAARISMRPLDPRATYGYHRVGILAAAINGLSLLGIALYIFYESYLRFMNPPEVHLGVMLPVAVGGFLANLLMAAILGHHHEDLNVRSAWLHVLGDTLSSLGVIASGVVIYFTGWVYADPLAGLLIGAIIIVGGVRVVREAGSIFLDLVPRGFHVEEIADEILSLPEVLGVHDVHIRSLTHGRVAFTAHVWVRDRLLSEVEGIRTEIEDLLRNKGIRHIMLQFECMECDTDGLYCRTCSVRPHEEHEDHAH; encoded by the coding sequence ATGAGTGCGATGAAGCCCGAGAAGCGGCTGACCATAACGTTTTCCATCACGGCGCTCATCCTCGTGGCGGAGGTGGCCGGCGGCATCATCAGCAACAGCCTTGCCCTGTTGAGCGACGCGGGCCATGTGTTTACGGACTCCCTGGCCCTGGGGCTGAGCGTGGCGGCCGCGCGCATCAGCATGAGGCCGCTGGACCCCCGGGCGACCTACGGCTATCACCGGGTGGGCATCCTTGCGGCGGCCATAAACGGGCTGAGCCTTCTGGGCATCGCCCTGTACATTTTCTACGAGTCCTACCTGCGTTTCATGAACCCCCCGGAGGTCCACCTCGGCGTGATGCTCCCGGTGGCCGTGGGCGGCTTTCTCGCCAACCTTCTGATGGCCGCCATCCTGGGCCACCACCACGAGGACCTCAACGTCCGCAGCGCGTGGCTCCACGTCCTGGGGGACACCCTGTCCTCCCTGGGGGTAATCGCCTCGGGCGTGGTCATCTACTTTACAGGCTGGGTCTATGCCGACCCCCTGGCGGGCCTTCTCATCGGCGCCATCATCATCGTCGGGGGTGTCCGGGTGGTGCGGGAGGCCGGGAGCATCTTCCTCGACCTCGTGCCCAGGGGCTTTCACGTCGAGGAGATTGCCGACGAGATTCTCTCCCTGCCGGAAGTCCTGGGGGTCCACGACGTGCACATCCGCTCCCTTACCCACGGCAGGGTGGCCTTCACGGCCCACGTCTGGGTGCGCGACCGGCTCCTGAGCGAAGTGGAAGGCATCCGGACGGAGATAGAGGACCTTCTGAGGAACAAGGGCATCCGGCACATCATGCTTCAGTTCGAGTGCATGGAGTGCGACACCGACGGGCTGTACTGCCGCACCTGCTCCGTGCGCCCCCACGAGGAGCACGAGGACCACGCCCACTGA